In Acanthopagrus latus isolate v.2019 chromosome 17, fAcaLat1.1, whole genome shotgun sequence, the following are encoded in one genomic region:
- the rusc1 gene encoding uncharacterized protein rusc1 isoform X7 codes for MQSSSCSSQPTKPRRFDVNRRTNTLAAPKSHGPGYQREDKNMNTITTSSPRRATKGPTAPTRPRVAVQPRPPVSQSRFAPQKQVSAISKSVKPKPKNARASAATKIAPAAAPPPLPSVLPLDPNCNEPSLPCLCCDGRSPQDNNSMFNHNHNNNNTISIRQQLKLPPPPGPLPQRQDGKMAKELPQPSLKAQAKLEASARPAANLEDNVKNADERSELDNKKNIKVEEEDDEEESSGDIDIDDDEDEADNDDDDDDDDTLVPSCCDGPPSLLEFSLSSSTSSSSTSISSCSDLESDCADQSTSICSSQDQDNLSISLSPKEHALPPAPECQSSLCSPPSLPLNRNPFSSTSHSPIPPCSPDEGYPSALDSPSPDYLGVKGESEVTKLGLLDFLESVGEFGKMERFSQVIQVARWDLEGEQHWDVLRDRLDHLDRLEKVNREVKLAYVARLHEKGFDLGDLEEQDLSDVMDEMGNIDIPWKLYKSRGGSMGDSQEFSDAGVDLTAPSDCDEPLAPDSLTPSPVEPPPRPPKPPARHASVSSDLHTYINISRETTSMAVSTSPTLSTFSTNSSSPTFTTFRCEKPLPPSPPSIPPLPASKPVPYLTLYTTSSPPPAIPTPTPPIPPPRKRHLARKEAQRLAALQAEQEKTPLSLPPPTTRPPPLPPPPVISVSSSSPPAIPPPPALPPPPSFHALDVEIRKLLMLAGLTQAELLKLSPELGDCVGGLEDEGDRNNVILSKSPYEFRLQEREDEKECDTGLMFRDGWSSRGKLDGDRRVDIAEESKKKEESKDAQRTTSFTEMARRRKRNSGLSSDSYYNTAFSNTHETKTKNMSYESFRYPAALPDSPPPPPPPRPLPPIPPSLPPTKVSTLPANSAQPERFDWLIAFTPDCDAPPQPPPLEMRKSQLETQKKLSSSGSSPAPKVTTFKELRYRNKSASPTTKVITDPDPDPNVITPDPDILYNLRWRRETAGSDGNQWEYTSQAQALFMQPPPALTSMAALKEMLQRADKEGGQLELCPSQKIGCSVSDSSLWTMGREQECEDIRSEKKEEKEEEKEEEEEVEVEVRGRADGGRTFESRTSALVSAVSVAVEAILAQFSSSRTVVQKALSGDSTINPSLGRLVLQCLCPALHSLLTDGLKPHQSDLIAGRRPNSAWSLVQASTRPGPKTQALFSLQDRVGELPQLRQSKHRFNAFLLGLLNTKLLDFWLSHLQSCSDVLETYYRPTSFMRLSLTTCQPLFEELLLVLQPLSLLTFNLDLLFQHHHLEPDSHSPDIHSPPCQDATSQLSTEDSKSKNSRFIESLSEVDFGSPERALPLANPKNLGSGESSQYGAAPVKASVSLGQTSPQLMWVQEKEIGDLPPPNIEEDSFAQQAGQVIQQGWGAVVRWGGRLSHNLSELSLKKEEMRANLPDLQVQAGSDFTPVGGGAQVPWGLGRLFGASKSPNSPTGHTPPTRRPSQWLAPGVTALTRMVSSSSSTPIMRRAPELQRESEPESEKEVDALEMKDKPRPLRSVRTLCDHTGAESELSFRKGEELVVLGGVDQDWIRCRQGDREGLVPIGYTSLIM; via the exons ggataaaaacatgaacacgATCACCACATCCTCCCCACGCCGGGCTACCAAAGGCCCCACTGCACCCACCAGGCCTAGGGTGGCAGTGCAGCCACGGCCACCAGTAAGCCAGTCCAGGTTCGCCCCACAAAAACAGGTTTCAGCCATCTCTAAATCAGTCAAACCCAAACCCAAGAATGCTCGTGCATCTGCCGCAACCAAAATTGCACCAGCGGCCGCTCCTCCTCCGCTTCCGTCTGTTCTCCCTCTCGACCCGAATTGCAACGAGCCGAGCCTCCCATGTCTGTGCTGCGATGGGCGCTCCCCACAGGACAACAACAGCATGTTCAACCACaaccacaataacaacaacaccatCTCTATCAGACAGCAACTGAAGCTACCGCCTCCTCCAGGCCCGTTACCCCAGAGGCAGGATGGGAAGATGGCCAAGGAGCTGCCTCAGCCTTCTCTGAAAGCTCAGGCCAAGCTGGAAGCCTCTGCCCGCCCTGCTGCCAATCTGGAAGACAACGTCAAGAATGCAGATGAACGCTCCGAACTggacaacaagaaaaatataaaggtagaggaggaagacgatgaGGAAGAGAGCAGTGGGGATATAGacattgatgatgatgaagacgaagCTGACaatgatgacgacgatgacgatgatgacacCCTGGTCCCCTCCTGCTGTGACggtcccccctccctcctggAGTTCTCACtgtcctcctctacctcctcatcctccacttCCATCAGCtcctgctctgatctggagtcTGACTGTGCAGATCAATCCACCTCCATCTGCTCTTCCCAAGACCAAGATAATCTATCCATCTCTCTGTCCCCTAAAGAGCACGCTCTTCCACCAGCCCCTGAGTGCCAGTCTTCTCTGTGCTCACCACCATCCCTTCCTCTTAACCGCAATCCTTTCTCCTCAACATCCCATTCCCCAATTCCTCCTTGCTCCCCAGATGAGGGCTACCCCTCTGCCCTCGACTCACCTTCGCCTGACTATCTAGGAGTCAAAGGCGAATCTGAGGTCACCAAATTAGGTTTACTTGACTTTCTAGAGTCAGTAGGGGAGTTTGGGAAAATGGAGCGCTTCAGTCAGGTGATCCAAGTGGCCCGTTGGGATCTGGAGGGGGAACAACATTGGGATGTCCTAAGGGATCGGCTAGATCACCTGGATCGCTTGGAGAAGGTGAACAGGGAAGTGAAGCTGGCCTACGTTGCCAGACTCCACGAGAAGGGATTTGATCTTGGAGACCTGGAAGAACAGGATCTGTCGGATGTCATGGATGAAATGGGCAACATTGACATTCCCTGGAAGTTGTATAAAAGTCGTGGAGGATCGATGGGAGATTCTCAGGAGTTTTCGGATGCGGGGGTTGACCTCACTGCTCCGTCAGACTGTGATGAGCCTCTCGCTCCCGACTCCCTCACCCCTTCCCCTGTTGAGCCCCCACCTAGACCCCCTAAACCTCCAGCACGTCATGCCAGTGTGAGCTCTGACCTCCACACCTACATCAATATCAGCAGGGAGACAACTTCCATGGCGGTGTCCACCTCTCCTACATTGTCCACTTTCTCCACTAACTCCTCATCCCCTACATTCACCACTTTCAGGTGTGAGAAACCCCTACCTCCATCCCCACCATCtattcctcctcttcctgcctctAAACCAGTCCCTTACCTCACCTTATATACTACTTCCTCTCCGCCTCCTGCCATCCCTACCCCAACTCCTCCCATTCCTCCACCTCGGAAGCGACACCTTGCCAGGAAGGAGGCGCAGCGGCTCGCTGCTCTTCAAGCCGAACAGGAAAAGACCCctctttcccttcctcctcccaccacacgccccccacctcttcctcctccaccagttatttcagtctcctcctcctctccccctgcaATACCGCCTCCACCTGCGctgcctcctcccccctctttcCATGCATTGGATGTAGAGATCCGGAAACTACTGATGCTAGCAGGATTGACCCAAGCTGAGCTTCTCAAACTCAGCCCAGAGCTTGGTGACTGTGTCGGAGGGTTGGAGGATGAGGGAGACAGAAATAATGTTATCCTGTCCAAATCTCCATATGAGTTCAGACTACAAGAAAGGGAGGATGAGAAGGAATGTGACACCGGGTTGATGTTCAGAGATggatggagcagcagaggcaaGTTAGATGGAGATCGAAGAGTAGATATAGCTGAggaaagcaaaaagaaagaggagagcaaGGACGCACAAAGAACCACCTCATTCACTGAGATGGcaaggagaaggaagaggaacagCGGCCTAAGTTCTGACTCCTACTACAATACTGCTTTTAGCAATACTcatgaaactaaaacaaagaaTATGAGCTACGAGTCTTTCCGCTATCCTGCTGCATTACCAGAttcacctccccctcctcctccacctcgtccCCTACCCCCAATCCCGCCATCTCTGCCCCCTACCAAAGTCAGCACTCTCCCTGCCAACTCTGCACAACCTGAGCGATTTGACTGGCTCATAGCGTTCACACCTGATTGTGATGCCCCACCACAGCCTCCACCTCTGGAGATGAGAAAATCTCAACTAGAAACTCAAAAGAAGCTCAGTTCATCAGGTTCATCTCCTGCTCCAAAGGTGACAACTTTCAAAGAGCTGCGCTACCGCAACAAGAGCGCCTCCCCTACAACAAAGGTGATCACTGACCCAGACCCTGATCCAAATGTTATTACTCCAGATCCAGACATACTCTACAACCTGAGGTGGAGGCGAGAGACGGCAGGCAGCGATGGAAACCAATGGGAGTACACCTCACAAGCTCAGGCCCTCTTCATGCAGCCTCCGCCAGCCCTCACCTCGATGGCTGCACTGAAGGAAATGCTCCAGAGAGCTGACAAGGAGGGAGGACAACTAGAGCTGTGCCCCTCACAGAAGATCGGCTGCTCTGTCAGTGATAGCAGCCTGTGGACCATGGGCAGAGAGCAGGAGTGTGAAGACATTAGGAGcgagaaaaaggaagagaaagaagaagaaaaagaggaagaggaggaggtggaggtggaagtgaGAGGGCGAGCCGATGGAGGGAGGACTTTTGAATCAAGAACTTCAG CTCTGGTCAGTGCGGTCAGTGTGGCAGTGGAAGCCATCTTGGCCCAGTTCAGTTCTTCTCGGACGGTCGTTCAGAAG gccTTATCAGGAGACAGCACCATAAATCCATCTCTGGGCCGTCTGGTGCTGCAGTGCCTCTGCCCAGCCCTGCACAGCTTGCTGACCGATGGCTTGAAACCCCACCAGAGTGACCTGATTGCAGGCAGGAGGCCAAATTCAGCCTGGAGTCTGGTCCAGGCCTCCACCAGGCCAG GCCCAAAAACACAGGCTTTGTTCAGCCTTCAAGATCGAGTCGGAGAGCTCCCCCAGCTCAGACAGAGCAAACACAGGTTCAACGCGTTCCTTCTTGGCCTATTAAA TACCAAACTTCTCGATTTCTGGCTGTCTCACCTTCAGTCTTGCAGCG ATGTGCTGGAGACATATTACCGCCCCACCTCCTTTATGCGTCTGTCGCTGACCACCTGCCAGCCTCTGTTCGAGGAGCTGCTCCTCGTGTTGCAGCCTCTCAGCCTGCTGACCTTCAACCTCGACCTGCTCTTCCAGCACCACCACTTAGAGCCAGACAGCCACAGTCCAGATATCCATAGTCCTCCTTGCCAGGACGCTACGTCCCAGCTTTCAACAGAAGACTCCAAATCCAAAAACAGCAGGTTTATTGAAAGCCTGTCAGAGGTAGATTTTGGAAGCCCAGAGAGAGCATTGCCATTGGCTAATCCAAAGAATTTAGGATCAGGGGAGTCAAGTCAATATGGCGCTGCACCTGTAAAGGCTTCAGTCAGTCTCGGGCAGACAAGTCCGCAGCTCATGTGGGTGCAGGAGAAGGAAATCGGAGACTTACCTCCTCCTAATATCGAGGAGGACAGCTTTGCTCAGCAGGCAGGACAG gtGATCCAGCAGGGATGGGGGGCTGTGGTGCGCTGGGGAGGCAGGCTGAGCCATaacctgtctgagctgagcctgaaaaaggaggagatgagggCGAATCTGCCAGACCTCCAGGTCCAGGCAGGAAGTGACTTCACTCCGGTCGGCGGTGGTGCTCAGGTTCCCTGGGGTCTGGGACGGCTCTTTGGAGCCTCTAAAAGTCCCAACAGCCCAACAGGTCACACACCACCGACCAG gcgTCCCTCTCAGTGGCTGGCTCCTGGTGTCACCGCACTGACCCGAatggtgagcagcagcagctccaccccAATAATGAGGAGGGCCccggagctgcagagagaaagtgagcCAGAGTCTGAGAAGGAAGTCGATGCACTGGAGATGAAGGACAAACCCAGACCACTCAG gtCAGTACGAACGCTGTGTGACCACACCGGAGCCGAGTCGGAGCTCAGCTTCCGCAAAGGGGAGGAACTGGTGGTGTTAGGAGGAGTCGATCAGGACTGGATCCGCTGTCgtcagggagacagagaggggctCGTACCTATTGGCTACACCTCCCTCATCATGTGA
- the rusc1 gene encoding uncharacterized protein rusc1 isoform X2, protein MQSSSCSSQPTKPRRFDVNRRTNTLAAPKSHGPGYQREDKNMNTITTSSPRRATKGPTAPTRPRVAVQPRPPVSQSRFAPQKQVSAISKSVKPKPKNARASAATKIAPAAAPPPLPSVLPLDPNCNEPSLPCLCCDGRSPQDNNSMFNHNHNNNNTISIRQQLKLPPPPGPLPQRQDGKMAKELPQPSLKAQAKLEASARPAANLEDNVKNADERSELDNKKNIKVEEEDDEEESSGDIDIDDDEDEADNDDDDDDDDTLVPSCCDGPPSLLEFSLSSSTSSSSTSISSCSDLESDCADQSTSICSSQDQDNLSISLSPKEHALPPAPECQSSLCSPPSLPLNRNPFSSTSHSPIPPCSPDEGYPSALDSPSPDYLGVKGESEVTKLGLLDFLESVGEFGKMERFSQVIQVARWDLEGEQHWDVLRDRLDHLDRLEKVNREVKLAYVARLHEKGFDLGDLEEQDLSDVMDEMGNIDIPWKLYKSRGGSMGDSQEFSDAGVDLTAPSDCDEPLAPDSLTPSPVEPPPRPPKPPARHASVSSDLHTYINISRETTSMAVSTSPTLSTFSTNSSSPTFTTFRCEKPLPPSPPSIPPLPASKPVPYLTLYTTSSPPPAIPTPTPPIPPPRKRHLARKEAQRLAALQAEQEKTPLSLPPPTTRPPPLPPPPVISVSSSSPPAIPPPPALPPPPSFHALDVEIRKLLMLAGLTQAELLKLSPELGDCVGGLEDEGDRNNVILSKSPYEFRLQEREDEKECDTGLMFRDGWSSRGKLDGDRRVDIAEESKKKEESKDAQRTTSFTEMARRRKRNSGLSSDSYYNTAFSNTHETKTKNMSYESFRYPAALPDSPPPPPPPRPLPPIPPSLPPTKVSTLPANSAQPERFDWLIAFTPDCDAPPQPPPLEMRKSQLETQKKLSSSGSSPAPKVTTFKELRYRNKSASPTTKVITDPDPDPNVITPDPDILYNLRWRRETAGSDGNQWEYTSQAQALFMQPPPALTSMAALKEMLQRADKEGGQLELCPSQKIGCSVSDSSLWTMGREQECEDIRSEKKEEKEEEKEEEEEVEVEVRGRADGGRTFESRTSVSSPPLSLAQSSQPYFLHTALPPFRPGYCNSQPFADPRPHRHVGRESKDDERCNTQWAPAPSSACIHRDDSSAELNAVFGYESLADFGVDSPCDDENIFDTLRDFASDSVCNFDSLYCSDSDRDSGTHTKPDTPVSSTPEAPGCTTPYKNIDVMMTYSNSAMDSLYSDKRSQTDHNSYKARTSKDLPPLPTYYLYHPKNCPLHRGHPPRLSPIGALSPPQRSGAPPPGAAGSSLSSPLFPRSHTLPALAAPLYYPNLYPPIPPRAPPLPPKLHQAPPQSRVATVRSVSFAGSVQRTETSWMGEDVKHPMRGLGLSSLCLQEKKALVSAVSVAVEAILAQFSSSRTVVQKALSGDSTINPSLGRLVLQCLCPALHSLLTDGLKPHQSDLIAGRRPNSAWSLVQASTRPGPKTQALFSLQDRVGELPQLRQSKHRFNAFLLGLLNTKLLDFWLSHLQSCSDVLETYYRPTSFMRLSLTTCQPLFEELLLVLQPLSLLTFNLDLLFQHHHLEPDSHSPDIHSPPCQDATSQLSTEDSKSKNSRFIESLSEVDFGSPERALPLANPKNLGSGESSQYGAAPVKASVSLGQTSPQLMWVQEKEIGDLPPPNIEEDSFAQQAGQVIQQGWGAVVRWGGRLSHNLSELSLKKEEMRANLPDLQVQAGSDFTPVGGGAQVPWGLGRLFGASKSPNSPTGHTPPTRRPSQWLAPGVTALTRMVSSSSSTPIMRRAPELQRESEPESEKEVDALEMKDKPRPLRSVRTLCDHTGAESELSFRKGEELVVLGGVDQDWIRCRQGDREGLVPIGYTSLIM, encoded by the exons ggataaaaacatgaacacgATCACCACATCCTCCCCACGCCGGGCTACCAAAGGCCCCACTGCACCCACCAGGCCTAGGGTGGCAGTGCAGCCACGGCCACCAGTAAGCCAGTCCAGGTTCGCCCCACAAAAACAGGTTTCAGCCATCTCTAAATCAGTCAAACCCAAACCCAAGAATGCTCGTGCATCTGCCGCAACCAAAATTGCACCAGCGGCCGCTCCTCCTCCGCTTCCGTCTGTTCTCCCTCTCGACCCGAATTGCAACGAGCCGAGCCTCCCATGTCTGTGCTGCGATGGGCGCTCCCCACAGGACAACAACAGCATGTTCAACCACaaccacaataacaacaacaccatCTCTATCAGACAGCAACTGAAGCTACCGCCTCCTCCAGGCCCGTTACCCCAGAGGCAGGATGGGAAGATGGCCAAGGAGCTGCCTCAGCCTTCTCTGAAAGCTCAGGCCAAGCTGGAAGCCTCTGCCCGCCCTGCTGCCAATCTGGAAGACAACGTCAAGAATGCAGATGAACGCTCCGAACTggacaacaagaaaaatataaaggtagaggaggaagacgatgaGGAAGAGAGCAGTGGGGATATAGacattgatgatgatgaagacgaagCTGACaatgatgacgacgatgacgatgatgacacCCTGGTCCCCTCCTGCTGTGACggtcccccctccctcctggAGTTCTCACtgtcctcctctacctcctcatcctccacttCCATCAGCtcctgctctgatctggagtcTGACTGTGCAGATCAATCCACCTCCATCTGCTCTTCCCAAGACCAAGATAATCTATCCATCTCTCTGTCCCCTAAAGAGCACGCTCTTCCACCAGCCCCTGAGTGCCAGTCTTCTCTGTGCTCACCACCATCCCTTCCTCTTAACCGCAATCCTTTCTCCTCAACATCCCATTCCCCAATTCCTCCTTGCTCCCCAGATGAGGGCTACCCCTCTGCCCTCGACTCACCTTCGCCTGACTATCTAGGAGTCAAAGGCGAATCTGAGGTCACCAAATTAGGTTTACTTGACTTTCTAGAGTCAGTAGGGGAGTTTGGGAAAATGGAGCGCTTCAGTCAGGTGATCCAAGTGGCCCGTTGGGATCTGGAGGGGGAACAACATTGGGATGTCCTAAGGGATCGGCTAGATCACCTGGATCGCTTGGAGAAGGTGAACAGGGAAGTGAAGCTGGCCTACGTTGCCAGACTCCACGAGAAGGGATTTGATCTTGGAGACCTGGAAGAACAGGATCTGTCGGATGTCATGGATGAAATGGGCAACATTGACATTCCCTGGAAGTTGTATAAAAGTCGTGGAGGATCGATGGGAGATTCTCAGGAGTTTTCGGATGCGGGGGTTGACCTCACTGCTCCGTCAGACTGTGATGAGCCTCTCGCTCCCGACTCCCTCACCCCTTCCCCTGTTGAGCCCCCACCTAGACCCCCTAAACCTCCAGCACGTCATGCCAGTGTGAGCTCTGACCTCCACACCTACATCAATATCAGCAGGGAGACAACTTCCATGGCGGTGTCCACCTCTCCTACATTGTCCACTTTCTCCACTAACTCCTCATCCCCTACATTCACCACTTTCAGGTGTGAGAAACCCCTACCTCCATCCCCACCATCtattcctcctcttcctgcctctAAACCAGTCCCTTACCTCACCTTATATACTACTTCCTCTCCGCCTCCTGCCATCCCTACCCCAACTCCTCCCATTCCTCCACCTCGGAAGCGACACCTTGCCAGGAAGGAGGCGCAGCGGCTCGCTGCTCTTCAAGCCGAACAGGAAAAGACCCctctttcccttcctcctcccaccacacgccccccacctcttcctcctccaccagttatttcagtctcctcctcctctccccctgcaATACCGCCTCCACCTGCGctgcctcctcccccctctttcCATGCATTGGATGTAGAGATCCGGAAACTACTGATGCTAGCAGGATTGACCCAAGCTGAGCTTCTCAAACTCAGCCCAGAGCTTGGTGACTGTGTCGGAGGGTTGGAGGATGAGGGAGACAGAAATAATGTTATCCTGTCCAAATCTCCATATGAGTTCAGACTACAAGAAAGGGAGGATGAGAAGGAATGTGACACCGGGTTGATGTTCAGAGATggatggagcagcagaggcaaGTTAGATGGAGATCGAAGAGTAGATATAGCTGAggaaagcaaaaagaaagaggagagcaaGGACGCACAAAGAACCACCTCATTCACTGAGATGGcaaggagaaggaagaggaacagCGGCCTAAGTTCTGACTCCTACTACAATACTGCTTTTAGCAATACTcatgaaactaaaacaaagaaTATGAGCTACGAGTCTTTCCGCTATCCTGCTGCATTACCAGAttcacctccccctcctcctccacctcgtccCCTACCCCCAATCCCGCCATCTCTGCCCCCTACCAAAGTCAGCACTCTCCCTGCCAACTCTGCACAACCTGAGCGATTTGACTGGCTCATAGCGTTCACACCTGATTGTGATGCCCCACCACAGCCTCCACCTCTGGAGATGAGAAAATCTCAACTAGAAACTCAAAAGAAGCTCAGTTCATCAGGTTCATCTCCTGCTCCAAAGGTGACAACTTTCAAAGAGCTGCGCTACCGCAACAAGAGCGCCTCCCCTACAACAAAGGTGATCACTGACCCAGACCCTGATCCAAATGTTATTACTCCAGATCCAGACATACTCTACAACCTGAGGTGGAGGCGAGAGACGGCAGGCAGCGATGGAAACCAATGGGAGTACACCTCACAAGCTCAGGCCCTCTTCATGCAGCCTCCGCCAGCCCTCACCTCGATGGCTGCACTGAAGGAAATGCTCCAGAGAGCTGACAAGGAGGGAGGACAACTAGAGCTGTGCCCCTCACAGAAGATCGGCTGCTCTGTCAGTGATAGCAGCCTGTGGACCATGGGCAGAGAGCAGGAGTGTGAAGACATTAGGAGcgagaaaaaggaagagaaagaagaagaaaaagaggaagaggaggaggtggaggtggaagtgaGAGGGCGAGCCGATGGAGGGAGGACTTTTGAATCAAGAACTTCAG TTTCCTCCCCCCCGCTGTCCCTTGCCCAGTCCTCCCAACCCTACTTCCTCCACACTGCCCTCCCCCCCTTTCGCCCAGGCTACTGTAACTCCCAGCCCTTTGCAGATCCCAGACCCCACAGGCATGTAGGCAGGGAGTCCAAAGATGACGAGCGGTGCAACACACAGTGGGCTCCTGCTCCCAGCTCAGCTTGTATCCACAGAGATGATTCCAGTGCTGAATTAAATGCTGTGTTTGGCTATGAATCCCTGGCTGACTTTGGTGTAGACTCTCCTTGCGATGATGAAAACATCTTCGACACACTCAGGGACTTTGCGTCCGACTCTGTGTGCAATTTTGACTCCCTCTACTGCAGTGACTCAGACAGGGATAGCGGCACACACACCAAGCCAGACACCCCTGTTAGCAGCACCCCAGAGGCTCCGGGCTGCACCACCCCGTATAAGAACATCGATGTCATGATGACGTATTCAAACAGTGCTATGGATTCTCTGTATTCAGATAAACGCTCACAGACAGACCACAACAGCTACAAGGCCAGAACATCGAAagatctccctcctctccccacgTATTACCTCTACCACCCTAAAAACTGCCCTCTGCATCGAGGTCACCCTCCTCGCCTCTCCCCAATCGGAGCCCTCTCCCCTCCCCAGCGCTCCGGAGCGCCCCCTCCAGGCGCAGCAGgctcctccctcagctccccGCTTTTCCCCCGCTCTCACACCTTGCCTGCCCTCGCTGCTCCCCTCTACTATCCAAACCTCTACCCTCCTATACCGCCCAGGGCTCCCCCCCTACCCCCAAAACTCCACCAGGCTCCTCCGCAGTCACGCGTGGCGA CCGTTCGCAGTGTCTCATTCGCTGGCTCTGTGCAGAGGACAGAGACGTCCTGGATGGGCGAGGATGTGAAGCATCCGATGCGAGGTCTGGGCCTGTCCTCTCTGtgcctgcaggaaaaaaaag CTCTGGTCAGTGCGGTCAGTGTGGCAGTGGAAGCCATCTTGGCCCAGTTCAGTTCTTCTCGGACGGTCGTTCAGAAG gccTTATCAGGAGACAGCACCATAAATCCATCTCTGGGCCGTCTGGTGCTGCAGTGCCTCTGCCCAGCCCTGCACAGCTTGCTGACCGATGGCTTGAAACCCCACCAGAGTGACCTGATTGCAGGCAGGAGGCCAAATTCAGCCTGGAGTCTGGTCCAGGCCTCCACCAGGCCAG GCCCAAAAACACAGGCTTTGTTCAGCCTTCAAGATCGAGTCGGAGAGCTCCCCCAGCTCAGACAGAGCAAACACAGGTTCAACGCGTTCCTTCTTGGCCTATTAAA TACCAAACTTCTCGATTTCTGGCTGTCTCACCTTCAGTCTTGCAGCG ATGTGCTGGAGACATATTACCGCCCCACCTCCTTTATGCGTCTGTCGCTGACCACCTGCCAGCCTCTGTTCGAGGAGCTGCTCCTCGTGTTGCAGCCTCTCAGCCTGCTGACCTTCAACCTCGACCTGCTCTTCCAGCACCACCACTTAGAGCCAGACAGCCACAGTCCAGATATCCATAGTCCTCCTTGCCAGGACGCTACGTCCCAGCTTTCAACAGAAGACTCCAAATCCAAAAACAGCAGGTTTATTGAAAGCCTGTCAGAGGTAGATTTTGGAAGCCCAGAGAGAGCATTGCCATTGGCTAATCCAAAGAATTTAGGATCAGGGGAGTCAAGTCAATATGGCGCTGCACCTGTAAAGGCTTCAGTCAGTCTCGGGCAGACAAGTCCGCAGCTCATGTGGGTGCAGGAGAAGGAAATCGGAGACTTACCTCCTCCTAATATCGAGGAGGACAGCTTTGCTCAGCAGGCAGGACAG gtGATCCAGCAGGGATGGGGGGCTGTGGTGCGCTGGGGAGGCAGGCTGAGCCATaacctgtctgagctgagcctgaaaaaggaggagatgagggCGAATCTGCCAGACCTCCAGGTCCAGGCAGGAAGTGACTTCACTCCGGTCGGCGGTGGTGCTCAGGTTCCCTGGGGTCTGGGACGGCTCTTTGGAGCCTCTAAAAGTCCCAACAGCCCAACAGGTCACACACCACCGACCAG gcgTCCCTCTCAGTGGCTGGCTCCTGGTGTCACCGCACTGACCCGAatggtgagcagcagcagctccaccccAATAATGAGGAGGGCCccggagctgcagagagaaagtgagcCAGAGTCTGAGAAGGAAGTCGATGCACTGGAGATGAAGGACAAACCCAGACCACTCAG gtCAGTACGAACGCTGTGTGACCACACCGGAGCCGAGTCGGAGCTCAGCTTCCGCAAAGGGGAGGAACTGGTGGTGTTAGGAGGAGTCGATCAGGACTGGATCCGCTGTCgtcagggagacagagaggggctCGTACCTATTGGCTACACCTCCCTCATCATGTGA